In Symmachiella dynata, the following are encoded in one genomic region:
- a CDS encoding DUF6263 family protein, with amino-acid sequence MLKSRILPIATCCLGIALLVTSSGWFGKSADSDDKAEAESEQTAALPASFFDDVEPPAAVVAPGQSGLRIGNRYAYLKTVEQRITQDQAVGATSGSSRLTIGLTLEVKDTVSDDELQVASSQQNAGDTLFNVRYQNVKLVQDIPGQEINYNSDQPNSPVPPQAEAYQGLPGHGFSFWLDKQNRLRNLVGFQDFLQSCLQNASPEQRTFVWNSLAGMTEEDYLANFIDDGMGLLPLDTIVRGKTWQRERKIHQPLPVNLQLTYTIDEVQESLVELAVGGTVTPQAAQELGDVQLQIVGGRISGRCTIDRQTGLPQNSRVEQVMQMVVHLPGGESIPQTKQTISQLTAVPESDDLREPLPYAGIEKESRLR; translated from the coding sequence ATGTTAAAATCACGAATCCTGCCAATCGCCACCTGCTGCTTGGGTATCGCGCTTTTGGTTACGAGTTCCGGTTGGTTTGGCAAGTCGGCTGACAGCGACGACAAGGCAGAGGCCGAATCCGAACAGACAGCCGCATTGCCGGCTTCGTTTTTCGATGACGTTGAGCCGCCGGCAGCGGTGGTTGCGCCGGGTCAAAGCGGATTGCGGATTGGCAACCGCTATGCGTACTTAAAGACCGTGGAACAACGCATCACGCAAGATCAAGCCGTTGGTGCAACCAGTGGTAGTTCACGGTTGACGATTGGCCTGACGTTGGAAGTTAAAGATACGGTCAGCGACGATGAGTTGCAGGTTGCCAGCTCTCAACAAAACGCCGGCGACACGCTGTTCAACGTGCGGTATCAAAACGTCAAATTGGTGCAAGATATTCCAGGACAAGAAATCAATTACAACTCGGACCAACCCAACAGTCCCGTGCCACCTCAAGCCGAAGCTTATCAAGGATTGCCGGGCCACGGTTTTTCGTTTTGGTTGGACAAGCAAAATCGTTTACGGAATCTCGTCGGGTTTCAAGACTTCTTGCAATCCTGCCTGCAAAATGCGTCGCCTGAACAGCGAACCTTCGTTTGGAACTCACTGGCCGGGATGACCGAGGAAGACTATCTGGCGAATTTTATTGACGACGGCATGGGCCTGTTGCCGCTGGACACGATAGTGCGCGGCAAGACTTGGCAACGAGAACGAAAGATTCACCAACCGCTGCCAGTGAACTTGCAATTGACGTATACCATCGATGAGGTGCAGGAATCGTTGGTAGAACTGGCAGTCGGGGGTACCGTGACGCCGCAGGCGGCGCAGGAACTCGGAGATGTGCAACTACAAATTGTCGGCGGGCGGATTTCGGGTCGCTGTACAATTGACCGTCAAACGGGGTTGCCACAAAATAGCCGCGTCGAGCAGGTGATGCAGATGGTCGTGCATTTGCCCGGCGGCGAATCGATTCCGCAGACCAAACAAACGATCTCGCAATTGACGGCAGTGCCGGAATCCGACGACCTCCGAGAGCCGCTTCCCTATGCAGGTATCGAAAAAGAATCGCGACTCCGCTGA
- a CDS encoding C-terminal binding protein, which translates to MPKFKVLLTDRPWSDWEIERKILSAADTEIIAAPNGDEATLVDLAQDCDAIGTCWAQVTEAVINAAPRCRGIARFGIGLDNIAVDTATQLNIPVTYVPDYCVGEVADHTLALLLACARNVAFFHARTKMEEYDLSAAPTMRRLSECVLGLVGLGRIGSEVAARARAFGMRTLSHTPSGNPRSSGCEMVSFDELLDRSDFVSLHCPLTPQSRGMFGLLQFQRMQPSAFLINTSRGGVISTDDLWSALKNNEIAGAALDVFDPEPPDLSQPLYLDQRVIVTPHAAFVSQQSLAELRNRVARQIADMLHARQPEHLVNPQIWPHSN; encoded by the coding sequence ATGCCGAAATTCAAAGTACTGTTAACCGACCGGCCATGGTCGGATTGGGAGATTGAACGCAAAATTCTCTCCGCCGCCGATACCGAGATCATCGCAGCCCCCAACGGAGACGAAGCCACGCTGGTCGATTTGGCTCAGGATTGCGACGCCATTGGCACCTGTTGGGCGCAGGTCACCGAAGCTGTGATCAATGCAGCGCCGCGTTGTCGGGGAATTGCACGGTTCGGCATTGGCTTGGACAACATCGCCGTCGACACCGCCACGCAATTAAATATTCCAGTCACCTATGTGCCCGACTACTGCGTCGGCGAGGTTGCAGACCACACGCTGGCATTGCTGTTGGCCTGTGCCCGGAATGTGGCTTTTTTTCACGCGCGGACCAAGATGGAGGAATACGACCTGAGTGCCGCCCCGACCATGCGCCGCCTGAGTGAATGCGTGCTCGGTTTGGTCGGTTTGGGCCGCATCGGAAGTGAAGTCGCAGCGCGAGCCCGCGCTTTCGGCATGCGGACGCTGTCTCATACACCGTCGGGCAATCCGCGCAGCAGCGGTTGCGAGATGGTCAGTTTTGACGAATTGTTGGATCGTAGCGATTTTGTATCTTTGCATTGCCCATTGACGCCACAGTCGCGGGGAATGTTCGGGCTACTCCAATTCCAACGAATGCAGCCTTCCGCCTTTTTGATCAATACCTCGCGGGGCGGGGTGATCTCCACAGACGATTTGTGGTCCGCTTTGAAGAACAATGAAATCGCCGGTGCGGCATTGGATGTTTTCGACCCCGAACCTCCCGATTTGTCACAACCGTTGTATCTCGACCAACGGGTGATTGTCACACCGCATGCGGCGTTCGTTTCACAGCAATCTTTGGCGGAATTACGCAACCGCGTCGCGCGTCAAATCGCCGACATGTTGCATGCCCGCCAACCGGAACATCTGGTCAATCCGCAAATTTGGCCGCACTCCAACTGA